The window ATATGATGAGCGGTGGGACAGACTCCGCATATTCTGGATGTAATCTGGGGCATTTCCTCTGTGCGCCGGCCCTCCACAAATTTTTCGAATCCTCTAAGTTCCGGGATCTGCAGGAAGGCTCTGTCAACATTACCGTCATCATTTAAGAATATATCAATCTTGCCGTGACCCTCAAGCCTCGTAATAGGATCAATTGAAATTACCTTTCCCATTATTATCTCTCCTCGCGTTTTTTCCCAAGCAGTGAAGATGACAAACTGTAACGATAAAATGTTCCGGCCGGATCCGGCATAGCGCTTACGGCATCTCTTACCTCACCTTCATCATCGGCGTCGATAATTCCGCCGATTGACGCGATCATTCTTGCCCCCTGGTCGGCATCACTCACCGGACCGAAACAGCCGGTACACGGCATATTGCCCTTAACGCAGGGATATTCACAGCCGTCGCGGGTCGCGGGCCCCATGCAGATTATGCCCTGAGCCAGAAAACACTCCTCCGGATCTGCCTGAACTTCGGTCAATCGGCGGATCCGCGAAATAGTGATATCATCCGGTTTAGTCTCATTCCGGTCGCACGAAACGCATAGCGATTTATCTGGCAGCAGCACTGCACCTTTTTCCGGCAGTTCCCCTTTAAGGGCGGCCTGAACGGCAGTCTCCAGATTTGCCGGTGTCGGAGGACATCCCGGCATATAATAGTCTACCTCTATTACATCATCAAGTTTATAGACAGTATCGTAAAATTCCGGAAGTGACAGCCTGCATCCATCAAGATCAGTTTCAGTCTGAGGCAGAACGCCTTCGGGATTAACATTTGTAGGAGAATCCCTATA of the Candidatus Krumholzibacteriota bacterium genome contains:
- a CDS encoding oxidoreductase, whose translation is MSDKPKVAFYWCASCGGCEETVVDLEEKILDVVKAIDIVFWPCAMDPKYSDLEAMDDGEIAISFINGAIRTSEQEHISKLLRKKSGVVIAFGSCAVMGGIPALANLKNKKDIFKRSYRDSPTNVNPEGVLPQTETDLDGCRLSLPEFYDTVYKLDDVIEVDYYMPGCPPTPANLETAVQAALKGELPEKGAVLLPDKSLCVSCDRNETKPDDITISRIRRLTEVQADPEECFLAQGIICMGPATRDGCEYPCVKGNMPCTGCFGPVSDADQGARMIASIGGIIDADDEGEVRDAVSAMPDPAGTFYRYSLSSSLLGKKREER